Genomic window (Microbacterium oxydans):
AGCGAGCGCGTCGCGAAGTACAACCAGCTCCTGCGCATCGAGGAGGAGCTCGGCGACGCCGCGGTCTTCGCCGGTCGTTCCGCGTTCCCGCGGTACCAGGCCTGAGCGCAGCTGAGACAACGAAGAAGCCGCCCGCACGGCGGTGAGGATCGCCGCTGAAGCGGCACGACGAAGGAGGGGCCGTGGCACGACGACCGGCTCCTCCTTCGTCGTCTCCGGCGTCGACCGCGAAGGCGGGCCGCAACGCGCCGCCGACGAAGAAGCCCCCGGGGAAGTCGTCGAACAGGACGACCCGCGGCGAGGCCCCGAGGGTCGACGTGCGCGAGTGGGCCTCCGGCATCCGCCTGTCCGCGTTCTCCGTCATCATGCTCTCGCTGGTGGTCCTGGGCGCGTGGGTGCTCGTGCCGACGCTCGGCACCTTCATCGACCAGCGCCAGAAGATCGCGGCCCTGGAGCACTCGGTGCAGGTCAGCGAGGACGAGATCGCGGCCCTCGCGGCCGAGCGCGATCGATGGAACGACCCCGCGTACATCACGACGCAGGC
Coding sequences:
- a CDS encoding FtsB family cell division protein, which encodes MARRPAPPSSSPASTAKAGRNAPPTKKPPGKSSNRTTRGEAPRVDVREWASGIRLSAFSVIMLSLVVLGAWVLVPTLGTFIDQRQKIAALEHSVQVSEDEIAALAAERDRWNDPAYITTQARERLYYVKPGEVVFLIDNDLDPAALPREQKPVSDTLEERPADWMPQLLRTLVSTGLSDTATVAR